tgacgagtGGGATTCTGCTACTGCAGCATCACTATTGGCGACGCGCTGGCCACAAGTTGGAACATGATTCGACGCCTAATATCTTCCCGGAAACGATTTCAGCGCTCGAAACTCTGGATCGCATCTCGACGACCCTGTGCGAAGGCGGCTACGATCTATGGCAACACCTTGAAGACGGGCGATGTTCTCTCTTCCTGGTTGAACTAGTCTACCAAGGCATGCTGATTCTGTTACAAATGGATAAAGTATGGCTTGCAGAGGAAgtgcagaggaagaaggaatCGCTAGGCTGGCTTCTCTCGCACATGGGGAAGCGGTGGCCACTCGTCGGTAAGATCATTATCCAGATACTTTATTCCTTGACTAATACCGCCACAGCCGTGTACAAGCGTATCTTGGAGGCTAGGGAGAGTATACTGGTTATTGAAGATGCTTTGACGTAGGATATATAACCGTACAAACAACTTCTACAAACGAGGTGTCTACTTAGAACACATATGCAATAAAACTCTCTTCGCTGGCTTCCGCTATGCTAAGATGCAAATCTCCGTATCCTACAGCTTCGGTGCAATCCCCTTCGACACAGACTTATAAGTCTGCTCAAATCGCTCTCTCGTATCCCTGATACAATCATGCTCATAGATCATCTTCTGCACCTCCGGACTAACCCATCTATCTGGTACAGGTGCAGTCCCAGTCttcgcagcagcagcaaactGACGATCTCGTTCCTCCCTAGCATTTCCAGCACCCAAGTGCAAAGCCTGAGCAGATTGAACCGCCAAATCTACCAACGTCGAAGTACGTGGTTTCCTCAAAAGCTCGTATACCTTCAAGGTTGTTTCAATAGCCTCGCGGTCTGAGCCGTCGCCTGGCATTAAGCTCAATGCCTCAGCGAGTGTTGCTGCGTCTTCGATTGCCATTGCAGCGCCTTGTGAGAGGTGGGGTAGTGTTGGGTGGCACGCATCGCCGAGGAGGGTTACTGCGCCACAAGTCCAAGTGTCGAGGGGCTTATGACAGCGAAGCCGCCACTCGACAACGTCGTCCCCAggaacaaggtcaagaagctgttgaaCAATGGGGTTGAAGTCTTCAAAGACCTGCTTCATCGCTTTTTTGCTTCCCTTGTTGGTCCATGTAGCGTTGGTAGCGCCGGCGAAGTTGACATCAGGTTGAACTGAAGcaatgttgaagatggagtGGTTGTGGATGGGATAGGCGATGATGTGTCGATTTTCACCTATCCATCTCCGAACAGTGTTGCTGTTCAGCATGTACATCAGGTAAGGATGTGGTTCCAACAGTTCTCGGGGCAGGAGAATTCTGTAGGCCGCTGTCCCGGTCTCAAGGATGTCTGCTGCCAAGTTTAGGTGAGCGAGTATTGACTCTCTAACCTTGGACTTAATCCCATCAGCGCCAATAAGAACATCCGTCTCAACAATCTGCGGTTTCCCATTCTCATCCTTAACAATAAACTTGACCTTCCCCGGTCCAAAGTCCTCGACATACTGTAACGTCTTCTTAAAATGAAACTTGACCGCCGGCTCCGTCTTCGCAGCATCATAGATCCCCTCAGCCAGCGAAGCACGATGACCCGCATAGTGGGGATACTCATACTTATCCCCTATATCAGTCATGGGAACGCGCACAAGAAGTTTATTTGACGCGCCATCGTGGATGACGACTTCCTCGACTTGTGTGGCTTCATCTTTGATGGAGGATTTGGCCCAGACGCCGAGTTGGTCGAGGAGGCGAATCATGTTGGGGGCCATTTGGATGCCGGCGCCGACGAAGCCGAGGGCGGGTGCGTCTTCGTAGACATGGATGTTTGTGAAGCCTTTCTTGGCGAACGCCAAGGCAGCAGCCAACCCTCCCATTCCTGGATGAAGAGTTAGTTATCATTGGATATTGGTTGTGTCATTGAACAGGATCATACCTGCTCCAATGATGGAGACTCTGAGATCTGTCTTGTTGGTCATCTTGATATGCTGCGAGATGAGAGTATGGGGAATGGAGTTTATCGTTTGTTGAGTGTCTTTAGTCAAAACGCAATTTGATTAATTCTCTCATGCCTTTTTATCTTCAAAATTATAATCACCCCAATCCTCGCTCGCTTTAGTTTTCGCATCGTCAAGAAATGATGGATCAAAACCTCGGTAGACATATCGGCCGTCCCACATCGGAACCCCGCCGAGCGATCAAAGTCGGCAATTGCCCTGTAATTAGGTGTGTATAACAAATTACGACTGAAACTCAGCCCAATACCGAATCAAGAATGGCTCATTTCTGCTTTCAACGAGATACATGATATCACATGCAGGGGTTCAGGGTAGTCTCCCCGCATTCTGTCAAAAAGCCAAACTCTATCCCCACACAGAAAATCGAGGACCCCACAAGCGCTAGCAAACCCCACAAAGGTAAGGCATCGGCAGTTTAAGTCAGTCCAAGTCCCGACTATTCCGTTGATAAGGTATAATAGTAAAACAGGACCAAGCTCCCTGCATGAACTCGATAATTATCGCCACAGGGGCAATACTACTCTGTTTCATCTCACCTTCTTCTACACTAAAAAACCTCGGTTAAGTGATAGTCATGGCTCAGCCGAATACTTTATCGCCCGCTAAAGTCGAACTTGAGGATGATCCTCATCGTGCTGCGCTGGAGGATAATCCCACTACGCAGCCGAAAACGGGAGCCCGAGTATGGATTGCAATCTTTGTAAGAAAACCCCTGTGATCATATAATCTCGGAACCGGAACTGACTGATACCGATCAACAGTCAATGGCATTATCCTTCGGACCAGCTGTTGGTCTTCCGTTTGTCTGCGTTGCTAGTATTGTTGTGCAGATCACGAATGAACTTGGCGATGCGAGCCAACTGCCGTGGGTCGTAGGAGCATGGTCTCTCTCAACGGCCTGCTCTTTCTCCCTCGGTGGTCCCTTCAGCGATATCTTCGGCCGCCGAAGTATCATCCTTGCAGGCCAAATCATTGTCTTAATCGGCAACATTGTGGGAGGAACCGCTCAGAACACTCAAAGTATAATTGCAGCCGAGACTCTCGTGGGTCT
This DNA window, taken from Fusarium oxysporum f. sp. lycopersici 4287 chromosome 7, whole genome shotgun sequence, encodes the following:
- a CDS encoding salicylate hydroxylase — its product is MTNKTDLRVSIIGAGMGGLAAALAFAKKGFTNIHVYEDAPALGFVGAGIQMAPNMIRLLDQLGVWAKSSIKDEATQVEEVVIHDGASNKLLVRVPMTDIGDKYEYPHYAGHRASLAEGIYDAAKTEPAVKFHFKKTLQYVEDFGPGKVKFIVKDENGKPQIVETDVLIGADGIKSKVRESILAHLNLAADILETGTAAYRILLPRELLEPHPYLMYMLNSNTVRRWIGENRHIIAYPIHNHSIFNIASVQPDVNFAGATNATWTNKGSKKAMKQVFEDFNPIVQQLLDLVPGDDVVEWRLRCHKPLDTWTCGAVTLLGDACHPTLPHLSQGAAMAIEDAATLAEALSLMPGDGSDREAIETTLKVYELLRKPRTSTLVDLAVQSAQALHLGAGNAREERDRQFAAAAKTGTAPVPDRWVSPEVQKMIYEHDCIRDTRERFEQTYKSVSKGIAPKL